In Triticum aestivum cultivar Chinese Spring chromosome 5B, IWGSC CS RefSeq v2.1, whole genome shotgun sequence, the following proteins share a genomic window:
- the LOC123114184 gene encoding probable cellulose synthase A catalytic subunit 3 [UDP-forming] has protein sequence MEASAGLVAGSHNRNELVVIRRDGEPGARPLKQQNRGACQICGDDLGLGPGGDPFVACNECAFPVCRDCYEYERREGTQNCPQCKTRYKRLKGCARVPGDEEEDGADDLEDEFNWRDRDDSQYAAESMLHAHMTYGRGGDLDGVHQPFQPNPNVPLLTNGQMVDDIPPEQHALVPSFVGGGGKRIHPLPYADSNLPVQPRSMDPSKDIGSYGYGSVAWKERMESWKQKQERLHQARNDGGKDWNGDGDDADLPLMDEARQPLSRKVPIPSSLINPYRMIIVIRLVIVCLFFHYRVMHPVHDAFVLWLISVICEIWFAMSWILDQFPKWFPIERETYLDRLTLRFDKEGQPSQLAPVDFFVSTVDPAKEPPLVTANTILSILAVDYPVDKLSCYVSDDGAAMLTFEGLSETSEFAKKWVPFCKKYSIEPRAPEWYFQQKIDYLKDKVVPNFVRDRRAMKREYEEFKIRINALVAKAQKVPEEGWTMQDGTPWPGNNVRDHPGMIQVFLGQSGGLDVEGNELPRLVYVSREKRPGYNHHKKAGAMNALVRVSAVLTNAPYMLNLDCDHYVNNSKAVKEAMCFMMDPLVGKKVCYVQFPQRFDSIDRHDRYANKNVVFFDINMKGLDGIQGPIYVGTGCVFRRQALYGYDAPKTKKPPSRTCNCWPKWCVCCFCFGNRKNKKKVTKPKTEKKKRLFFKKEENQSPAYALSEIDEAAAGAETQKAGIVNQQKLEKKFGQSAVFVASTLLENGGTLRCDSPASLLKEAIHVIGCGYEDKTDWGKEIGWIYGSVTEDILTGFKMHCHGWRSIYCIPKRPAFKGSAPLNLSDRLNQVLRWALGSIEIFFSNHCPLWYGYGGGLKFLERFSYINSIVYPWTSIPLLAYCTLPAICLLTGKFITPELSNLASIWYMSLFICIFATGILEMRWARVAVDDWWRNEQFWVIGGVSAHLFAVFQGLLKVIAGVDTSFTVTTKAGDDEEFSELYTFKWTTLLIPPTTLLLLNFIGVVAGISNAINNGYESWGPLFGKLFFAFWVIVHLYPFLKGLLGRQNRTPTIVIVWSILLASIISLLWVRVNPFLAKTDGPLLEECGLDCT, from the exons ATGGAGGCCAGCGCGGGGCTGGTCGCCGGCTCGCACAACCGCAACGAGCTCGTCGTCATCCGCCGCGACGGGGAGCCAGGG GCGAGGCCGCTGAAGCAGCAGAACCGCGGGGCGTGCCAGATTTGCGGGGACGACCTCGGCCTCGGCCCCGGCGGCGACCCCTTCGTCGCCTGCAACGAGTGCGCCTTCCCCGTCTGCCGCGACTGCTACGAGTACGAGCGCCGCGAGGGCACGCAGAACTGCCCGCAGTGCAAGACCCGCTACAAGCGCCTCAAGG GGTGCGCGCGTGTCCCCggggatgaggaggaggacggcgcCGACGACCTGGAGGACGAGTTCAACTGGAGGGACAGGGACGACTCGCAGTACGCCGCCGAGTCCATGCTCCACGCCCACATGACCTACGGCCGCGGCGGCGACCTCGACGGCGTGCACCAGCCCTTCCAGCCCAACCCCAATGTTCCCCTCCTCACCAATGGCCAGATG GTCGACGACATCCCACCGGAGCAGCACGCCCTTGTTCCTTCCTTCGTCGGCGGAGGGGGAAAGAGGATCCACCCGCTCCCTTATGCTGATTCCAACCTTCCTG TGCAACCAAGATCCATGGACCCATCCAAGGATATTGGTTCCTACGGGTACGGTAGCGTCGCCTGGAAGGAGAGGATGGAGAGCTGGAAGCAGAAGCAGGAGAGGCTGCATCAGGCCAGAAATGATGGCGGTAAAGACTGGAACGGGGATGGCGACGATGCAGATCTGCCACT AATGGATGAAGCTAGGCAGCCACTGTCCAGAAAGGTTCCCATTCCTTCAAGCCTGATTAATCCCTACAGGATGATCATTGTGATCCGTTTGGTGATTGTGTGTCTCTTCTTCCACTATCGTGTTATGCATCCGGTGCATGATGCATTTGTTTTGTGGCTCATATCTGTCATATGTGAGATATGGTTtgccatgtcttggattcttgatcAATTCCCCAAGTGGTTTCCTATTGAGAGGGAGACTTACCTTGACCGCTTGACATTGAG GTTCGACAAGGAAGGCCAGCCATCTCAACTCGCCCCAGTTGATTTCTTTGTCAGTACGGTCGATCCCGCAAAGGAGCCTCCGCTGGTCACAGCAAACACTATCCTATCTATCCTGGCGGTAGATTATCCGGTTGACAAGCTCTCTTGCTATGTTTCTGATGATGGTGCTGCCATGCTGACATTCGAAGGATTGTCTGAAACATCTGAATTTGCAAAGAAATGGGTTCCTTTCTGTAAGAAGTATAGCATTGAGCCTCGTGCTCCAGAGTGGTACTTCCAACAGAAGATAGACTACCTGAAAGACAAGGTGGTACCAAACTTTGTTAGGGACAGGAGAGCAATGAAG AGAGAGTATGAGGAATTCAAGATCAGAATCAATGCCTTGGTTGCTAAAGCCCAGAAAGTTCCTGAGGAAGGATGGACCATGCAGGATGGAACTCCCTGGCCTGGAAACAATGTCCGTGATCACCCTGGAATGATTCAG GTCTTCCTTGGTCAAAGTGGTGGCCTTGATGTGGAAGGAAATGAGCTGCCTCGATTGGTTTATGTTTCAAGAGAAAAACGGCCAGGCTATAACCATCACAAGAAGGCTGGTGCTATGAATGCATTG GTCCGTGTCTCTGCTGTGCTAACGAACGCTCCATATATGCTGAACTTGGATTGTGATCACTATGTGAACAACAGCAAGGCAGTCAAGGAAGCAATGTGTTTTATGATGGATCCTTTGGTAGGAAAGAAAGTTTGCTACGTGCAGTTCCCACAAAGATTCGACTCCATTGATCGTCACGATCGATATGCTAACAAGAATGTCGTCTTCTTTGAT ATCAACATGAAAGGTTTGGATGGTATTCAAGGCCCCATCTATGTTGGCACGGGATGTGTCTTTAGAAGGCAGGCGCTGTATGGTTATGATGCTCCCAAAACAAAGAAGCCACCGTCAAGGACTTGCAACTGCTGGCCAAAGTGGTGTGTGTGCTGTTTCTGCTTTGGTAacaggaagaacaagaagaaggttaCCAAGCCTAAGacagagaagaagaagaggttgtttTTCAAGAAGGAAGAGAATCAATCACCTGCGTACGCACTTAGTGAAATTGACGAAGCTGCCGCAG GAGCTGAAACTCAGAAGGCTGGTATTGTAAATCAGCAGAAGTTAGAGAAGAAATTTGGCCAGTCTGCTGTTTTTGTTGCATCAACTCTTCTTGAGAATGGTGGTACCCTGAGGTGTGATAGTCCAGCTTCTCTTCTGAAGGAAGCTATACATGTCATCGGTTGTGGCTATGAAGACAAGACAGACTGGGGAAAAGAG ATTGGCTGGATCTATGGGTCAGTTACAGAGGATATCCTAACTGGGTTTAAGATGCATTGCCATGGCTGGCGGTCGATTTACTGCATACCTAAAAGACCTGCATTCAAAGGTTCCGCGCCTCTCAATCTTTCGGATCGTCTTAACCAGGTTCTTCGGTGGGCTCTTGGATCTATTGAGATCTTCTTCAGCAACCATTGCCCGCTTTGGTATGGGTATGGTGGCGGACTGAAATTTTTGGAAAGATTTTCCTACATCAACTCCATCGTCTATCCTTGGACGTCCATTCCACTTCTGGCCTACTGCACGTTGCCGGCCATCTGCTTGTTAACGGGAAAGTTCATCACTCCAGAG CTTAGCAATCTTGCCAGTATCTGGTACATGTCTCTTTTCATCTGCATTTTTGCTACTGGTATTCTGGAAATGAGATGGGCTCGTGTAGCGGTTGACGATTGGTGGAGGAATGAGCAGTTCTGGGTCATTGGAGGTGTATCTGCCCATCTGTTTGCCGTGTTCCAAGGACTTCTCAAGGTGATAGCTGGTGTGGACACGAGCTTCACCGTCACAACAAAGGCTGGAGACGATGAGGAGTTCTCGGAGCTGTACACCTTCAAATGGACAACCCTGTTGATACCCCCGACCACCCTGCTCCTGCTGAACTTCATCGGGGTGGTTGCCGGCATCTCCAACGCTATCAACAACGGATATGAGTCATGGGGGCCTCTCTTCGGGAAGCTCTTCTTTGCGTTCTGGGTGATTGTCCATCTTTACCCGTTCCTCAAGGGTCTTCTTGGAAGGCAGAACAGGACCCCGACGATCGTCATCGTCTGGTCCATCCTGTTGGCTTCTATCATCTCGCTCCTGTGGGTGCGTGTGAACCCTTTCCTTGCCAAGACCGACGGCCCTCTTCTGGAGGAGTGCGGTCTGGACTGCACCTAG